A part of Arachis hypogaea cultivar Tifrunner chromosome 12, arahy.Tifrunner.gnm2.J5K5, whole genome shotgun sequence genomic DNA contains:
- the LOC112729902 gene encoding uncharacterized protein: protein MTPSLGSPPLRRRSFQSRCRHSRFTVKEASAAAIDCHWGTTAVPLVAGITDWREGGCLSYCCCFVLLSSILQLYQQKTGNGFWQRISADSCFTSWSWSMCWNNCHVRNLSNGYGSRQDNCTGSIVGLNFAVYESLKDWLVKSNPFGLVQDSELSVTTRVACGAALGTVGQTVAYPL, encoded by the exons ATGACACCGTCACTGGGCTCGCCGCCGTTGCGTCGCAGAAGCTTCCAGTCCCGTTGCCGCCACTCGCGCT TCACCGTCAAAGAAGCTTCAGCCGCCGCCATCGATTGTCACTGGGGAACAACCGCCGTGCCTCTGGTCGCCGGAATCACGGACTGGAGAGAAGGGGGCTGCCTCTCCTATTGCTGCTGTTTCGTTCTTTTATC ATCTATACTGCAGCTGTATCAGCAAAAAACTGGAAATG GATTTTGGCAGAGGATCTCAGCTGACTCCTGTTTTACATCTTGGAGCTGGAGCATGTGCTGGAATAATTGCCATGTCCGCAACTTATCCAATGGATATGGTTCGAGGCAGGATAACTGTACAG GTTCCATTGTAGGTCTAAACTTTGCTGTTTATGAGTCTTTGAAAGATTGGTTAGTTAAATCCAATCCATTTGGTCTAGTGCAAGATTCTGAGTTGAGTGTGACAACTCGCGTGGCATGTGGTGCTGCACTTGGAACTGTTGGGCAAACTGTTGCTTATCCCCTTTGA